In Tachypleus tridentatus isolate NWPU-2018 chromosome 7, ASM421037v1, whole genome shotgun sequence, a genomic segment contains:
- the LOC143254918 gene encoding solute carrier family 35 member G1-like: MLHKVFINKESQGVVLAVVAALASAIKEYVVSLLDSLTPTGIAALRSIGQMIFLLPLLAMKENPIWFNCKTNLELAASSLVGGIGTLGFYYGCYYLPVAEAAVIYYSMPIYTTLLGCLVLREKCSLLKLLSLILTLVGVLLVLLPEIMGVKEWKNFSHFELTLGVVMTIVGALADAILIVWTRRLSDLSYLSVNLWWAVIGALFCLVITIATDSSIMWRCGWDGVSLISLSILDLIGVISTVLALKRTDSGNVSIAFTTEIIFALILQDFAQRETPSLLSITGAILIIIAVTATTPCTEKAFSLAKEYWHNICTYITRRDRKVTCEAEVEKLIHDVI, translated from the coding sequence ATGCTACACAAGGTATTCATAAATAAAGAATCTCAAGGTGTGGTACTGGCTGTTGTTGCCGCTCTAGCAAGTGCCATAAAAGAATATGTGGTAAGTTTATTGGATTCGTTGACTCCAACGGGAATTGCCGCGTTACGTAGTATAGGACAAATGATTTTTCTCCTACCCTTATTGGCAATGAAGGAAAATCCAATATGGTTTAACTGTAAGACAAACTTGGAGCTTGCAGCATCATCTCTTGTTGGAGGAATAGGAACCTTGGGATTTTACTATGGCTGTTACTACTTACCGGTAGCGGAGGCGGCTGTCATCTACTACAGTATGCCAATCTACACAACTCTACTTGGCTGTCTGGTATTGAGGGAAAAGTGCAGCTTGCTGAAACTCCTCAGTCTGATACTAACATTGGTAGGTGTACTTTTAGTTCTTCTTCCAGAGATTATGGGCgtgaaagaatggaaaaactTTTCTCATTTTGAACTGACGCTAGGCGTAGTTATGACTATTGTGGGAGCTTTGGCCGACGCCATTTTAATTGTGTGGACTCGTCGACTATCAGACCTGTCTTATTTGTCCGTTAATCTCTGGTGGGCTGTCATCGGTGCTCTCTTTTGTTTGGTCATAACCATAGCAACGGACTCGTCAATCATGTGGCGGTGCGGATGGGATGGCGTTTCACTCATAAGTTTGTCTATTCTGGACTTAATCGGAGTGATCTCAACAGTTTTGGCGTTGAAACGTACGGACTCCGGAAACGTATCCATAGCGTTTACAACGGAAATTATTTTTGCCTTGATCTTGCAAGACTTTGCACAACGTGAAACACCAAGTTTGTTGAGCATTACTGGAGCTATTCTCATTATCATAGCAGTAACAGCTACAACACCGTGTACTGAGAAAGCTTTTTCACTTGCCAAGGAATATTGGCACAATATATGTACGTATATAACTCGTCGAGATCGGAAAGTGACATGTGAAGCAGAGGTGGAGAAACTGATTCATGATGTGATTTGA